The Anaerolineae bacterium genome has a segment encoding these proteins:
- the radA gene encoding DNA repair protein RadA, which translates to MAKTRTKYVCQECGRESPRYMGRCPSCGEFNTMVEVVEAPPAKGGGPRPAGAPQSRPQKLREISGDAGLRLPLPIAEFSRVLGGGIVPGSIVLIGGDPGIGKSTLLLEAAAKLADTSGPVLYVSGEESAHQIKMRAERLNLHPEELYIVTETSLGTIFEHVARYQPQILIVDSIQTTFTEEVASTAGSVTQVRECANRLRELAKSSGMAVFIVGHVTKEGTIAGPRVLEHIVDTVLYLEGDPFQTYRLLRSVKNRFGATSEVGVFEMRGSGLVEVSNPSEAFLAERVVNASGSAIAVTLEGTRPLLVEVQALCSPTSFGYARRTANGIDYNRLLLITAVLTRRMGFKLVEQDVFVNVIGGLKIDEPAADLAVAVALASSYLDRPVPADLAIVGEIGLSGELRAVSQLPIRLNEAAKLGFRRILVPRARRKDDLAVKGLEVIPVRSIAEAFRVAVPEQ; encoded by the coding sequence ATGGCCAAGACGCGCACCAAATACGTTTGCCAGGAATGCGGGCGCGAATCCCCGCGCTACATGGGCCGCTGCCCGTCCTGCGGCGAGTTCAACACCATGGTCGAGGTAGTGGAAGCACCGCCCGCCAAAGGCGGCGGCCCGCGTCCAGCAGGCGCACCACAATCCCGCCCCCAGAAGTTGCGCGAGATCAGCGGCGACGCCGGCCTGCGCCTGCCGCTGCCCATCGCCGAGTTCTCCCGTGTGCTGGGCGGTGGGATCGTCCCCGGCAGTATCGTCCTGATCGGCGGCGATCCCGGCATCGGCAAGAGCACGCTGCTGCTGGAGGCGGCGGCGAAGCTGGCCGATACCAGCGGGCCGGTGCTTTACGTTTCCGGCGAGGAATCGGCCCACCAGATCAAGATGCGTGCCGAACGGCTCAACCTGCATCCTGAGGAGCTATACATCGTCACGGAAACCAGCCTGGGGACGATCTTTGAGCATGTAGCCCGCTACCAGCCGCAAATCCTGATCGTGGACTCGATTCAAACCACCTTCACCGAGGAGGTGGCCTCTACCGCCGGGAGCGTCACCCAGGTGCGGGAGTGCGCCAACCGCCTGCGCGAGCTGGCCAAGAGCAGCGGCATGGCCGTTTTCATCGTCGGGCACGTGACCAAAGAGGGCACGATCGCCGGGCCGCGTGTCCTGGAGCACATCGTCGACACTGTGCTCTACCTGGAGGGCGACCCCTTCCAGACCTACCGTCTGCTGCGCAGCGTCAAGAACCGCTTTGGCGCGACGAGTGAGGTGGGCGTCTTTGAGATGCGTGGCAGCGGGCTGGTGGAAGTGTCCAACCCGTCGGAGGCGTTCCTGGCGGAACGGGTGGTCAACGCGTCGGGCAGCGCCATCGCCGTCACGCTGGAAGGGACGCGCCCGCTGCTGGTGGAAGTGCAGGCGCTATGTAGCCCGACCTCCTTCGGCTATGCCCGGCGCACCGCCAATGGCATCGACTACAACCGCCTGCTGCTGATTACCGCTGTGCTGACGCGGCGGATGGGCTTCAAGCTGGTGGAGCAGGATGTCTTCGTCAACGTGATCGGCGGCCTGAAGATCGATGAGCCGGCGGCAGACCTGGCCGTAGCCGTCGCCCTGGCCTCCAGTTACCTGGATCGCCCGGTGCCCGCTGACCTGGCCATCGTTGGCGAGATTGGCCTCAGCGGGGAGTTGCGGGCGGTGAGCCAGCTCCCGATCCGCCTGAACGAGGCGGCCAAGCTGGGCTTCCGCCGCATCCTGGTGCCCCGCGCCCGGCGCAAGGACGATCTGGCGGTCAAAGGGCTGGAGGTGATCCCGGTGCGCAGCATCGCGGAAGCCTTCCGTGTGGCCGTGCCGGAGCAGTGA
- a CDS encoding peptidase S10, which translates to MTEENPKVEQPEQKKDDTPEKKPTPPEPAPVETRHTVAVNGRTLSYTVTTGRLPLTNEEKGEVEAHVFFVAYTLDRPEGAPLGARPLTFVFNGGPGSSSVWLHLGAVGPRRVLMQDEGWMPAPPYRLVDNPHTWLDLTDLVFIDPVGTGFSRAVKPELNQQYWSLRGDLQAVGEFIRLYLTRYNRWASPLFLAGESYGTTRAAGLAGHLVDRGIAFNGIVLISTTLNFQTLEFEQGNDLPYALFLPTYTATAWYHRKLPADLQEKPLRAVLDEVEAWAGSEYLIALARGDRLAESERQAVIRKLARYTGLEPRYIEGTRLRIEIMRFCKELLRDEGRTVGRLDSRFRGLDALAVTERPEFDPSYTAIVPPYTAMLNDYVRRELGYETDLEYQTLSFKVNAEWQWDQGKYADTSEALRGALARNPYMKVFVAAGYYDLATPYTATYYTLSHMNLALEQRANVQTAEYEAGHMLYLDLKSLARLKTDVAGFIAGALGGQG; encoded by the coding sequence ATGACTGAAGAAAATCCGAAAGTTGAACAGCCCGAACAGAAAAAGGATGACACCCCGGAGAAAAAGCCCACGCCGCCGGAACCCGCGCCGGTCGAGACGCGCCATACCGTCGCTGTGAACGGGCGCACGCTCTCCTATACCGTCACCACCGGGCGGCTGCCGCTGACCAACGAGGAAAAGGGCGAAGTCGAAGCGCACGTGTTCTTTGTCGCCTATACGCTTGACCGCCCGGAGGGCGCGCCGCTTGGCGCCCGCCCGCTGACATTTGTGTTCAATGGCGGCCCCGGATCGTCGTCGGTATGGCTACACTTGGGCGCGGTCGGGCCGCGCCGTGTCCTGATGCAGGACGAAGGCTGGATGCCCGCGCCGCCTTACCGGCTGGTCGATAACCCGCATACCTGGCTGGACCTGACTGACCTGGTATTCATCGATCCGGTCGGTACGGGCTTCAGCCGCGCCGTCAAGCCGGAACTAAACCAGCAGTACTGGAGCTTGCGCGGGGATCTGCAGGCGGTCGGTGAATTCATTCGCCTGTACCTGACGCGCTACAACCGCTGGGCCTCGCCCCTGTTCCTGGCCGGGGAAAGCTATGGCACCACCCGCGCGGCAGGGCTGGCCGGTCATCTGGTTGACCGGGGCATCGCCTTCAACGGCATCGTCCTGATCTCCACCACGCTCAACTTCCAGACGCTGGAATTTGAGCAGGGCAATGACCTGCCCTATGCGCTCTTCTTGCCTACCTACACGGCTACTGCCTGGTACCACCGCAAGCTGCCCGCTGACCTGCAGGAAAAGCCCCTGCGCGCCGTGCTGGATGAGGTGGAAGCCTGGGCTGGCTCGGAGTACCTGATCGCCCTGGCTAGAGGCGACCGGCTGGCCGAGAGCGAGCGCCAGGCCGTGATCAGGAAGCTGGCCCGCTACACCGGCCTGGAACCGCGTTACATCGAGGGCACGCGGCTGCGCATCGAGATCATGCGCTTCTGTAAGGAACTGCTGCGGGATGAAGGGCGCACCGTTGGTCGCCTGGATTCGCGCTTCAGGGGTTTGGACGCCCTGGCTGTGACCGAACGCCCGGAGTTTGACCCCTCCTACACCGCGATTGTGCCACCCTATACGGCCATGCTCAACGACTACGTGCGCCGCGAACTGGGCTACGAGACCGACCTGGAATACCAGACGCTCAGCTTCAAGGTGAATGCCGAATGGCAGTGGGATCAGGGCAAGTATGCCGATACCAGTGAGGCGTTGCGCGGCGCACTGGCCCGCAACCCGTACATGAAGGTTTTTGTGGCCGCCGGGTACTATGACCTGGCGACGCCCTATACGGCAACCTACTACACCCTCAGCCACATGAATCTGGCTCTGGAACAGCGGGCTAACGTCCAGACGGCGGAATATGAGGCCGGGCACATGCTCTACCTGGACCTTAAATCGCTGGCCAGGCTCAAGACGGACGTGGCCGGTTTCATCGCCGGGGCGCTGGGTGGCCAGGGATAA
- a CDS encoding family 20 glycosylhydrolase, whose product MVQSLVLLPAPQRLNYLEGALELEPGRFIWLADGVPLPIGRAVRAALAVAGPHWTLTAARLDGRQIGASIRLDPTAVLRAQGYTLSITPQGIEIVAHDRPGAFYAAMTLTQIARQMEDNRLPCLQIEDWPDFPSRGVMLDISRDKVPTMDTLYGLIDRLASWKINQLQLYTEHTFAYRNHTVVWAEASPMTGEEILELDAFCRERYIELVPNQNSFGHMLRWLKHPAYAHLAEAPNGFTFPWGRVSREPFSLCPTDPGSLALLAELYEELLPHFSSRQFNVGCDETWDVGQPGTRSEAIARQKGAGRVYLDFLRQIHDLVTRHGRTMQFWGDIIIKHPDLIPELPADTIALEWGYEADHPFDEHGAAFAASGIPFYVCPGTSSWLSIAGRTANALANLWSAAENGLKHGAIGYLNTDWGDYGHWQPLPVSYLGFAYGAAVSWAAAANRTLDVPAALDHFAFQDEAGVMGQLAYDLGNVYQLAGVLGDNRSALHGLLMHADVPLGETWMAGLKAENLARAQAAIEEIMLRLDSAQIMALDADLIMDEFDLAANLLLHACKLGQAQLAAPGQKVTNIPGRQRKRLAEELEPLLDEYRRIWLARNRPGGLADSIARLEKLLALYHQA is encoded by the coding sequence ATGGTGCAAAGCCTGGTGCTGCTGCCCGCGCCGCAGCGGCTGAACTACCTGGAAGGCGCGTTGGAGCTGGAGCCGGGACGCTTTATCTGGTTGGCGGACGGGGTACCGCTGCCGATTGGGCGGGCGGTTCGGGCCGCCCTGGCTGTAGCCGGGCCACACTGGACTCTGACCGCCGCCCGTCTGGACGGCAGGCAGATCGGTGCTTCGATCCGCCTGGACCCGACGGCCGTCCTCAGGGCGCAGGGCTACACCCTCAGCATCACGCCGCAGGGTATTGAAATCGTCGCCCACGACCGGCCGGGCGCGTTCTACGCGGCCATGACCCTCACCCAGATCGCCCGCCAGATGGAAGACAACCGCCTGCCCTGCCTGCAGATCGAGGACTGGCCGGATTTCCCCAGCCGCGGCGTTATGCTGGATATCAGCCGCGACAAAGTCCCGACCATGGACACCCTTTATGGCCTGATCGACCGCCTGGCCAGCTGGAAGATCAACCAGCTACAGCTTTACACGGAGCATACCTTCGCCTACCGCAACCATACCGTTGTCTGGGCGGAAGCTTCCCCCATGACCGGCGAAGAAATCCTGGAGCTGGATGCCTTCTGCCGGGAGCGGTACATTGAACTGGTGCCCAACCAGAACTCCTTCGGCCACATGCTGCGCTGGCTCAAGCATCCGGCCTATGCCCACCTGGCCGAAGCGCCGAACGGCTTTACCTTCCCCTGGGGGCGGGTTTCCAGGGAGCCGTTCAGCCTGTGCCCGACCGATCCGGGTTCGCTGGCGCTGCTGGCGGAGTTGTACGAGGAGTTGCTGCCACACTTCAGCAGCCGCCAGTTCAACGTCGGGTGCGACGAAACCTGGGATGTCGGCCAGCCCGGCACGCGCAGCGAAGCGATCGCCCGCCAGAAGGGCGCTGGCCGGGTGTACCTGGATTTCCTGCGCCAGATCCACGATCTGGTTACCCGGCATGGGCGCACCATGCAGTTCTGGGGCGACATCATCATCAAGCACCCCGACCTGATCCCGGAACTGCCCGCCGACACGATTGCCCTCGAATGGGGCTACGAGGCGGATCATCCTTTTGATGAGCACGGCGCGGCCTTCGCTGCATCGGGCATCCCGTTCTATGTTTGTCCCGGCACGTCAAGCTGGCTGAGCATTGCCGGGCGGACGGCAAACGCGCTCGCCAACCTGTGGAGCGCCGCGGAAAACGGCCTCAAGCACGGCGCGATCGGCTATCTGAACACCGACTGGGGCGATTACGGCCACTGGCAGCCGTTGCCTGTCTCCTACCTGGGCTTTGCCTACGGCGCAGCGGTGAGCTGGGCAGCGGCGGCTAACCGCACCCTGGATGTGCCCGCCGCCCTGGATCACTTTGCCTTCCAGGATGAGGCGGGCGTGATGGGGCAGCTGGCTTACGATCTGGGCAATGTCTACCAGCTGGCCGGTGTGCTGGGCGATAACCGCTCGGCCCTGCACGGCCTGCTGATGCACGCTGATGTGCCGCTGGGCGAAACCTGGATGGCCGGCCTGAAGGCCGAAAACCTGGCCCGCGCTCAGGCAGCCATCGAGGAGATCATGCTGCGTCTGGACAGCGCGCAGATCATGGCTCTGGACGCCGACCTGATCATGGATGAGTTCGACCTGGCCGCCAACCTGTTGCTGCATGCCTGCAAGCTGGGTCAGGCGCAACTGGCCGCGCCGGGCCAGAAGGTGACCAACATTCCGGGTCGGCAGCGCAAGCGGCTGGCCGAGGAACTCGAACCGCTGCTGGATGAGTACCGGCGCATCTGGCTGGCCCGCAACCGGCCCGGCGGCCTGGCGGATAGTATCGCCCGGCTGGAGAAGTTGCTGGCGCTCTACCACCAGGCATAA